The Barnesiella intestinihominis YIT 11860 genome includes a window with the following:
- a CDS encoding GNAT family N-acetyltransferase: MEIELRNECFSDYPETENVVREAFWNRYSPGCYEHYLIHIMRYSRAFVPQLDFVAVFDDKIVGNIVFLKSVIQADTGKEYEVLSLGPISVLPEYQNMGIGKRLIDHTRNLAKCMGFRAILLCGEPDYYLRRGFVPAETLGIRTADDMYADALHVCELYENALSDARGRYIENPVYNIDESQAIEFDKKFEPKELVVGTPSQKRFDRIVAMRRKA, encoded by the coding sequence ATGGAAATAGAACTTAGAAATGAATGTTTCTCGGACTATCCCGAAACAGAAAATGTAGTTCGGGAGGCTTTTTGGAATCGTTATTCTCCCGGGTGTTACGAACATTATTTGATTCATATCATGCGGTATAGTCGGGCGTTTGTACCGCAGTTGGATTTTGTTGCCGTATTCGATGATAAGATCGTTGGGAATATAGTCTTTTTGAAATCGGTCATTCAAGCCGATACCGGAAAAGAATACGAGGTTTTATCTTTGGGGCCTATTTCGGTGTTGCCAGAATATCAGAACATGGGTATCGGGAAAAGATTGATCGACCATACTCGAAATTTAGCCAAATGTATGGGCTTTCGTGCAATCTTATTATGCGGGGAGCCCGACTACTATTTGCGAAGGGGATTTGTGCCTGCCGAGACCTTAGGAATACGGACAGCAGACGACATGTATGCCGATGCGTTGCATGTGTGCGAGTTATATGAAAACGCATTATCCGATGCAAGAGGACGTTATATTGAAAATCCTGTATATAATATAGATGAATCTCAGGCTATTGAGTTCGATAAAAAATTTGAACCGAAAGAACTTGTTGTCGGGACTCCTTCTCAGAAACGCTTTGACCGAATAGTAGCCATGCGAAGAAAGGCTTGA